From one Synechocystis sp. PCC 6803 substr. PCC-P genomic stretch:
- a CDS encoding type II toxin-antitoxin system VapC family toxin has protein sequence MQYPYLLDRNILSNLIRHPNGTIFFKIKEVGEANISTSIIVACELAFGAEKKQSKRLQERVNLILDLVPIAPMLAGMEKVYGKIRAILEHQGTPIGGNALLIASQAIYANLILVTDNTGEFKRMPGLSVENWL, from the coding sequence GTGCAGTATCCTTATTTGCTAGACAGAAATATACTTTCTAATTTGATTCGTCATCCTAACGGAACGATTTTCTTCAAAATTAAAGAGGTAGGGGAAGCTAACATCTCCACAAGTATTATCGTGGCTTGTGAATTAGCTTTTGGTGCGGAGAAAAAACAATCAAAAAGGCTACAGGAAAGGGTTAACTTAATTCTAGACTTGGTTCCCATTGCGCCAATGCTTGCGGGCATGGAGAAAGTGTATGGCAAAATCAGAGCTATTTTAGAACACCAGGGAACTCCCATAGGTGGCAATGCTCTTTTAATTGCTAGTCAAGCTATTTACGCTAATTTGATTCTCGTAACTGACAATACTGGAGAGTTTAAACGGATGCCTGGTCTGTCCGTTGAAAACTGGCTTTGA
- a CDS encoding cytochrome c biogenesis protein CcdA, producing the protein MLNRARRSFSSMAPWAFCLILFLGALSLVVLTSQWASLTAGLDHFIAAVENHYQQWFDQQNTGNPLVLLPLAFLGGLLASFSPCILALLPVNLSYIGTLQVTSRRQALGKASLFVLGTVIVLSLFGLVSAFATAVIVDFKGYVHVAIGTIILVMGLSFAGLVHLPLPKTQINLPVAGPLGVGMTFALVSSPCASPVLFAVLAAASTTGSQSLSVMAMVFYALGYTAVIFFASLFTGLIKQSRVLLKNSHWVTGLGSGLLMLAGGYYLLTGLGWFF; encoded by the coding sequence ATGTTAAATCGTGCCCGTCGCTCCTTTTCCTCCATGGCTCCCTGGGCATTTTGCCTAATTTTATTTTTGGGAGCCCTGTCCTTAGTGGTGCTCACTAGTCAATGGGCCTCCCTGACAGCGGGCCTGGATCATTTCATTGCCGCGGTTGAAAATCATTACCAGCAATGGTTTGACCAGCAAAACACCGGCAATCCCCTGGTATTGCTACCTCTGGCTTTTCTGGGGGGACTGCTTGCTAGTTTTTCCCCCTGTATCCTCGCCCTATTGCCGGTGAATCTGAGCTACATTGGCACTCTGCAAGTTACTTCCCGCCGCCAAGCCCTGGGCAAAGCTAGCCTATTTGTCTTAGGTACGGTAATTGTGCTCAGCTTATTTGGCTTGGTCTCCGCCTTTGCCACCGCCGTCATTGTGGACTTTAAGGGCTACGTTCATGTGGCGATCGGCACCATCATTCTGGTCATGGGATTGAGTTTTGCCGGACTAGTTCATTTACCCCTACCCAAAACCCAAATTAATTTGCCTGTGGCAGGGCCCCTGGGGGTGGGTATGACCTTTGCTTTGGTGAGTTCTCCCTGTGCCAGTCCGGTATTATTTGCCGTGTTAGCTGCGGCTTCCACCACCGGTTCCCAGAGTTTAAGTGTGATGGCGATGGTTTTCTATGCTTTGGGTTACACCGCCGTTATTTTCTTCGCTAGCCTGTTCACTGGTTTGATCAAACAGAGCCGGGTTTTACTAAAAAACTCCCATTGGGTTACGGGACTTGGTAGTGGCTTGTTGATGTTAGCAGGGGGATATTATCTGCTGACAGGACTGGGTTGGTTTTTCTAG
- a CDS encoding thioredoxin family protein has translation MKTTRSFLTSTLAIAFLGGALGVASVSLSSPQVSVAQMMQTQAPKALSPSLQGKPVVVDIYATWCPGCQTIAPTLSQLKKQYQGKVNFVVLDVSDKNTTKAAEAKAKQLGLTTFFEANKTQTATVAIIDPATGMVVQQFRKNANAGDYAKVIDGEISRMAKK, from the coding sequence GTGAAAACTACCCGCTCCTTTTTAACATCTACTCTGGCGATCGCCTTTCTTGGTGGTGCCCTCGGCGTGGCTTCGGTGAGTCTTTCCTCTCCCCAAGTCAGCGTTGCCCAAATGATGCAGACCCAGGCCCCCAAAGCCCTGTCCCCTTCCCTCCAAGGCAAACCAGTGGTGGTGGATATCTATGCCACTTGGTGCCCCGGCTGTCAGACCATTGCTCCTACCCTTAGTCAGTTGAAGAAGCAGTACCAGGGCAAAGTGAACTTTGTGGTGCTGGATGTTTCAGACAAGAACACAACCAAAGCGGCGGAAGCTAAAGCCAAGCAGTTGGGGCTAACAACCTTCTTTGAAGCCAATAAAACCCAAACCGCCACCGTTGCCATCATTGATCCCGCCACAGGGATGGTTGTCCAGCAATTTCGTAAAAATGCCAATGCTGGGGACTACGCCAAGGTAATTGATGGGGAAATTTCCAGAATGGCGAAAAAATAG
- a CDS encoding anti-sigma factor domain-containing protein → MESLNPISLQELLAGYVLEDLNPGEQAQVEELLSQNPVLVREVEQLRATLNLLPLGLSSADVPPPLLLSQSSVNQFSPSVIKSTPKFTWGKLALGGVLATAIAGLSWQNYRLQEQLATIEQTNQTLQQVLDSQGDQQQTEQLSAYRQVVNLLQEPNKNFLTLRATQAKSQATGSLIVGAESASALLVLRDVPPIKDGKVYQLWAVIDGKKVPCRSFLPNAQGEVLLEIPFEKWLSASEVMVTEEKEVSARQPRGEMVIQGQQTPFQS, encoded by the coding sequence ATGGAATCCCTAAACCCGATCTCCCTGCAGGAATTGTTGGCGGGCTATGTGCTAGAAGATTTAAATCCAGGGGAGCAGGCCCAGGTGGAGGAGTTATTAAGCCAAAATCCAGTCCTGGTAAGGGAAGTTGAGCAACTGCGGGCTACCCTCAACCTTTTGCCCTTGGGACTATCCTCGGCCGATGTTCCACCGCCCCTATTGCTTTCCCAATCTTCAGTTAATCAATTTTCTCCATCCGTAATTAAATCGACTCCCAAGTTTACCTGGGGAAAACTAGCTTTGGGCGGTGTACTGGCCACGGCGATCGCCGGTTTAAGCTGGCAAAATTATCGACTACAGGAACAATTAGCCACCATTGAGCAAACTAATCAGACATTGCAACAGGTGCTTGACTCCCAAGGGGATCAACAGCAGACTGAACAATTGTCGGCCTATCGTCAGGTAGTTAATCTTCTTCAGGAACCCAACAAAAACTTTTTAACCCTGCGGGCCACCCAGGCTAAATCCCAAGCAACGGGCAGTTTAATTGTGGGCGCAGAAAGTGCATCAGCACTATTAGTGCTAAGGGATGTACCTCCGATTAAGGACGGTAAGGTTTACCAACTTTGGGCTGTGATTGATGGCAAAAAAGTGCCCTGTCGTTCTTTTCTACCCAATGCCCAAGGGGAAGTTTTGCTAGAGATTCCTTTTGAAAAATGGTTGTCTGCCTCGGAAGTGATGGTCACAGAGGAAAAAGAAGTTTCTGCCCGTCAACCCCGGGGAGAAATGGTGATCCAAGGCCAACAGACGCCTTTCCAATCTTGA
- the pstB gene encoding phosphate ABC transporter ATP-binding protein PstB, with translation MVVSNGVATKGVLEAQGVNVYYGSHLAVKDCNISIPERRVVAFIGPSGCGKSTLLRCFNRMNDLVSIARVEGRITYHGSDIYAPSVDPVGLRCSIGMVFQKANPFPKSIYENIAWGAKLNNFQGDMDELVETSLRRAALWDEVKDKLKASGFSLSGGQQQRLCIARAIAVQPEVILMDEPCSALDPISTLKIEGLMHELKEQFTIVIVTHNMQQASRVSDYTAFFNVESVDRGAKVGSLVEYGPTEEIFQNPLKESTRDYVSGRFG, from the coding sequence ATGGTAGTTTCCAACGGCGTGGCCACGAAGGGGGTGTTAGAAGCCCAGGGCGTTAACGTTTATTACGGTTCCCACCTTGCAGTCAAAGATTGCAATATTTCCATTCCCGAAAGACGGGTGGTGGCTTTTATTGGTCCCTCCGGTTGTGGTAAGAGCACCCTGCTCCGTTGCTTCAATCGCATGAATGATTTGGTTTCCATCGCCAGGGTGGAGGGACGCATTACCTACCACGGTTCGGATATTTATGCCCCCAGCGTTGATCCGGTGGGTTTACGCTGTTCCATTGGCATGGTATTTCAGAAAGCCAATCCTTTTCCCAAGTCAATTTACGAAAACATTGCCTGGGGAGCTAAGCTAAACAATTTCCAAGGGGATATGGACGAATTGGTGGAAACTTCCCTGCGTCGGGCCGCCCTCTGGGACGAAGTGAAAGATAAATTGAAAGCCAGTGGCTTTTCCCTCTCCGGTGGTCAGCAACAACGGCTCTGCATTGCCCGGGCGATCGCCGTTCAGCCGGAAGTAATTTTGATGGATGAACCTTGTTCGGCCCTCGACCCCATTTCTACCTTGAAGATTGAAGGGTTAATGCACGAACTCAAAGAGCAATTCACCATTGTGATTGTGACCCACAACATGCAACAGGCGTCCCGGGTGTCGGACTACACGGCATTTTTCAATGTGGAATCGGTAGACAGAGGTGCCAAAGTGGGCAGCTTAGTGGAATATGGCCCCACGGAAGAAATTTTCCAAAATCCGCTCAAGGAATCGACTCGGGATTATGTCAGTGGTCGTTTCGGTTAA
- a CDS encoding antitoxin yields MSSTYVVKLDSRGKSQSLTLPEDLRLNATEVEIYCQDGRLIIEPLPQPSLLAKLVLLDDIEESFPENFTDNLPLDNINL; encoded by the coding sequence ATGTCTTCAACCTATGTTGTTAAACTGGATTCCCGTGGCAAAAGTCAGAGTCTAACACTACCAGAAGATCTTCGTCTCAATGCCACCGAAGTGGAAATTTATTGCCAGGATGGCCGCCTAATTATAGAGCCTCTTCCCCAACCCTCTCTATTGGCCAAACTGGTTCTTTTGGATGACATAGAAGAAAGTTTTCCCGAAAATTTTACTGACAATCTTCCTCTAGATAATATTAATTTATAA
- a CDS encoding low-complexity tail membrane protein, giving the protein MGASFRAEPFLWIHLAGIVVVPLALLTMMLGLALGTPFSVYGLELIFLIAVGWLPVMVMQWFKPFEIFSLLIIALRQDSLGEDQLRILSLFKRSQQRWITLFGGIISLGLLWLVYYYAPIAYPWVTDLPQIRLAGVGLAAIAYLMANLFLQVPLSVLGVLSTSQSKFTETIPLEPNQIEQQFTIPGIKLRQIPLVPRISS; this is encoded by the coding sequence ATGGGCGCATCTTTTCGGGCAGAACCATTTCTCTGGATTCATTTGGCGGGGATTGTGGTGGTGCCATTGGCCCTGTTAACCATGATGTTGGGGTTAGCGCTGGGAACCCCTTTTTCTGTTTATGGCCTGGAACTAATTTTCTTAATTGCAGTGGGTTGGTTGCCAGTGATGGTGATGCAATGGTTTAAGCCCTTTGAGATTTTTAGTTTGCTGATCATTGCTCTGCGCCAGGATAGTTTGGGGGAAGACCAACTGCGAATTTTAAGTTTGTTTAAACGGAGCCAACAACGATGGATTACTTTGTTTGGGGGAATAATTAGTCTGGGTCTATTGTGGCTGGTGTATTACTACGCTCCGATCGCCTATCCTTGGGTGACGGATTTGCCCCAGATTCGTTTGGCAGGGGTTGGGCTAGCGGCGATCGCCTATTTGATGGCCAATTTATTTTTGCAGGTGCCCCTGAGTGTGTTGGGGGTGTTATCCACAAGCCAGTCCAAGTTTACTGAGACGATTCCCCTAGAGCCAAATCAGATCGAACAACAGTTCACCATTCCCGGCATTAAGTTGCGGCAGATTCCCCTGGTGCCAAGGATTAGCTCTTGA
- a CDS encoding sigma-70 family RNA polymerase sigma factor — translation MQVVVQDDGEIMAAVQRGDSFALGVLYNRYGAVVYRLALRILQRSQDAEDLTQEIFLSLETTTPYNSQRGNLLNFLLTLTRSRALNRIRQGRSRGRLLKACQHNHLTNVPNLPMENAALSELSQRVASALETLPPNQRQVLELAYYEGLSQSEITQKLAIPLGTVKTRSRQGLLKLKNLLQDLVE, via the coding sequence ATGCAAGTCGTGGTGCAGGATGACGGAGAAATTATGGCGGCGGTGCAACGGGGAGATTCCTTTGCCCTAGGAGTTCTCTATAACCGCTACGGTGCGGTGGTTTATCGTTTAGCCCTACGCATATTGCAGCGCTCCCAGGATGCGGAGGATTTAACCCAGGAAATTTTCCTTAGCCTGGAGACCACCACTCCCTACAACTCCCAACGGGGGAATTTACTCAATTTTTTGCTTACCCTCACCCGTTCCCGGGCCTTGAACCGAATTCGCCAGGGTCGGAGCCGAGGGCGACTGTTAAAAGCCTGTCAACACAACCACTTAACGAATGTTCCCAATTTACCTATGGAAAACGCTGCTTTGTCCGAGTTGTCCCAACGGGTAGCATCGGCCTTGGAGACTTTGCCCCCTAACCAAAGGCAGGTGTTGGAGCTGGCTTACTATGAAGGGCTGAGTCAGTCGGAAATTACCCAAAAATTAGCCATTCCCCTTGGTACGGTTAAAACCCGTTCCCGTCAGGGGTTATTAAAGCTAAAAAATTTATTACAGGATCTTGTGGAGTAA
- the pstC gene encoding phosphate ABC transporter permease subunit PstC, which yields MTTAPYSRTKPLASRSDLEKNLEKGFKYLTLAFAVSIGLILLAIALLILSQSVPAIKAFGLGFITNNTWNPVTSQYGILAIMVGTLVNSGLALLLAIPLGIGTALFLSEDFIPSKIRTVLTFMVELLAAIPSVVYGLWGIFVIIPLIKPVGMWLNEYFGWIPLFSTPPAGPGMLPASIVLAIMILPIITAIARDSLASLPPELRQASLGLGATRWETIFRVLIPAAFSGIVGGIMLALGRAMGETMAVTMIIGNSNRLSWSLLNPANTIASLLANQFAEASGMQVSALMYAGFVLIVLTFIVNILAELIVNKVKAKY from the coding sequence ATGACCACTGCGCCCTATTCCCGGACAAAGCCCCTGGCTTCCCGCTCCGATCTTGAAAAAAATTTGGAGAAGGGATTTAAGTATTTAACTTTAGCCTTTGCCGTCAGTATTGGGCTGATTTTGCTGGCGATCGCCCTGTTGATTTTGTCTCAGTCGGTGCCGGCAATTAAAGCTTTTGGGCTGGGCTTTATCACCAATAATACTTGGAATCCTGTTACCAGCCAGTATGGAATCCTGGCCATTATGGTGGGCACATTGGTCAACTCCGGCTTGGCCTTACTACTGGCTATTCCCCTGGGCATCGGTACGGCGTTGTTTTTAAGTGAGGATTTCATTCCCAGTAAAATTCGTACTGTCCTCACTTTTATGGTGGAATTGCTGGCGGCCATTCCCAGTGTGGTCTATGGGTTGTGGGGCATTTTCGTCATTATTCCCCTGATTAAACCGGTGGGGATGTGGTTAAACGAATATTTTGGTTGGATTCCCCTCTTTAGCACCCCGCCTGCTGGCCCCGGTATGTTACCCGCCAGTATTGTTTTGGCCATTATGATTTTGCCGATCATTACGGCGATCGCCAGGGATTCTTTGGCTTCCTTACCGCCGGAATTACGACAAGCTTCCTTGGGACTGGGGGCTACCCGGTGGGAAACCATTTTTCGGGTGTTGATTCCCGCCGCTTTCTCCGGCATTGTCGGGGGGATTATGCTGGCATTAGGAAGGGCCATGGGGGAAACGATGGCCGTGACCATGATCATTGGTAACTCTAACCGTCTGAGTTGGTCTTTATTGAATCCTGCCAACACCATTGCTTCCCTACTAGCTAACCAGTTTGCTGAAGCTTCGGGGATGCAGGTTTCGGCGTTGATGTATGCCGGTTTTGTGCTGATTGTTCTTACTTTCATTGTCAATATTTTGGCAGAACTGATTGTGAACAAAGTCAAAGCTAAATATTAG
- the pstA gene encoding phosphate ABC transporter permease PstA has translation MTAVNLQKKKSDLRAIFGYSMTAVSAACLLATVIPLFAVLIFVAIQGFRSLNLNLFLKLPPAPGLAGGGVGNAIIGTFIVVAIATVIAVPIGVLSAVYLSEFSGDNQVARAVRFATNLLSGIPSIIAGVFAYGALVSSGLFGFSAIAGGVALAVLMLPTIIRTTDEALQIVPQDIRWAALGVGAYKYQTVLFVVLPAALSSIITGVTLAIARAAGETAPLIFTALYSNFWPRGLKEPIATLAVLVYNFASVPYKSQQELAWAASLLLVFLVLITNITARFFTRKKAY, from the coding sequence ATGACCGCCGTTAACCTCCAAAAGAAGAAATCTGACCTGAGAGCTATCTTTGGTTACTCCATGACTGCCGTGTCGGCGGCCTGTCTATTGGCCACCGTTATTCCCCTGTTTGCGGTGCTGATTTTTGTTGCCATTCAGGGTTTCCGCAGCCTTAACCTCAACCTTTTTCTCAAACTACCTCCGGCTCCCGGTTTGGCCGGTGGTGGGGTAGGTAACGCCATTATTGGGACTTTCATTGTGGTGGCGATCGCCACGGTGATTGCTGTACCCATCGGCGTTTTGAGTGCGGTTTATCTTTCCGAATTTAGCGGCGATAACCAAGTGGCCAGGGCGGTACGTTTTGCCACTAACCTGTTGAGCGGTATTCCTTCCATCATTGCCGGGGTATTTGCCTACGGTGCCTTGGTGTCTTCGGGGCTATTTGGTTTTTCGGCCATTGCGGGGGGGGTTGCCCTGGCGGTGTTGATGTTACCCACCATTATCCGCACCACCGACGAAGCTTTACAGATTGTGCCCCAGGATATTCGCTGGGCTGCCCTGGGGGTAGGGGCCTACAAATACCAAACTGTTTTATTTGTGGTTCTGCCCGCTGCCCTTTCCTCCATTATCACCGGGGTCACATTGGCGATCGCCAGGGCCGCTGGAGAAACGGCTCCCCTAATTTTCACTGCTTTGTACTCCAACTTCTGGCCCCGGGGACTAAAAGAACCCATCGCTACCCTGGCTGTGTTGGTTTATAACTTTGCGTCGGTGCCCTACAAATCCCAACAGGAATTGGCCTGGGCGGCTTCGTTATTGCTGGTGTTTCTAGTGCTGATTACCAACATCACCGCCCGCTTCTTTACCCGGAAGAAGGCTTATTAG
- a CDS encoding cation:proton antiporter yields MFMNPLLPPLWPMIATAVETETEIAPLVLAGVLLSLVVIYFASKLGGEVCLRLNLPPVLGELVGGVLVGVSALKLLLFPEGGLAPEDSLVIQLLMGSADLSPEAAQSVFSAQSEVISVISELGVIILLFEIGLESNLKELIRVGPQAAIVAVVGVVTPFSLGTIGLMTIFGVAAIPAIFAGAALTATSIGITAKVLAEINRLSSNEGQIIIGAAVLDDILGIIVLAVVGSLVKTGEIQISNIIYLILSATGFVVGSILIGRLLSPFYVSLVNRMKTRGQLLLVSICVAFVLSYIAQIVQLEAILGSFAAGLILAETEKREDLEEQILPLADFFVPVFFVCVGAKTDVSVLNPAVPANREGLIIAAFLILVAIVGKVVTGFTLFGKSELNKLAIGVGMIPRGEVGLVFAGVGAASGALDPATDAAIIVMVIVTTFVAPPWLRAVFEGAKKEEAPEKPVPTPD; encoded by the coding sequence ATGTTTATGAACCCATTGCTCCCTCCCCTGTGGCCAATGATCGCCACTGCCGTAGAAACAGAAACGGAAATAGCTCCATTGGTATTGGCTGGGGTGCTCCTCAGTCTGGTGGTGATCTATTTTGCTAGTAAGTTGGGCGGGGAAGTTTGTCTCCGACTCAATCTGCCGCCAGTGCTAGGAGAATTGGTGGGGGGCGTGTTAGTGGGGGTTTCGGCCCTGAAACTATTATTATTTCCCGAAGGAGGTCTGGCCCCCGAAGATTCCCTCGTTATTCAACTGCTGATGGGATCCGCGGATTTATCCCCGGAAGCGGCCCAGTCCGTTTTCAGTGCCCAGAGTGAAGTGATTTCCGTCATTTCCGAGTTGGGGGTAATTATTCTCCTATTTGAAATTGGTTTGGAGTCTAACCTCAAGGAACTGATTCGGGTGGGTCCCCAAGCGGCGATCGTGGCGGTGGTGGGGGTAGTAACTCCTTTTAGTTTGGGCACCATCGGTTTGATGACCATTTTTGGGGTGGCGGCCATTCCAGCAATTTTTGCGGGGGCGGCCCTGACGGCCACCAGTATCGGCATCACTGCGAAGGTGTTGGCTGAGATCAACCGCCTTAGTTCCAATGAAGGGCAGATCATTATTGGTGCAGCAGTATTGGACGATATCCTCGGCATTATTGTGCTGGCGGTGGTGGGTAGCTTGGTAAAAACTGGGGAGATCCAAATCAGCAATATTATCTACTTAATCCTTAGTGCCACCGGTTTTGTGGTGGGTTCAATTTTAATTGGTCGCCTGCTCAGCCCCTTCTATGTCAGCCTAGTCAACCGCATGAAAACCAGGGGTCAGTTGCTCTTGGTATCCATTTGTGTGGCGTTTGTCCTTTCCTACATTGCCCAAATTGTTCAGTTAGAGGCGATTTTGGGTTCCTTCGCAGCGGGGTTAATCCTAGCGGAAACGGAAAAGCGGGAAGATTTAGAAGAACAAATTTTGCCTCTGGCAGACTTTTTTGTGCCGGTATTTTTTGTCTGTGTGGGGGCCAAAACCGATGTCAGTGTGCTGAACCCCGCCGTACCTGCTAACCGAGAAGGTTTGATTATTGCCGCCTTTTTAATCCTGGTGGCGATCGTGGGTAAGGTGGTTACCGGTTTTACCCTGTTTGGTAAGTCGGAATTGAACAAATTGGCGATCGGGGTAGGCATGATTCCCCGGGGAGAAGTGGGTCTAGTTTTTGCTGGGGTAGGGGCCGCTAGTGGAGCGTTGGATCCTGCCACCGATGCCGCCATCATCGTAATGGTCATTGTTACTACCTTTGTGGCTCCCCCTTGGTTGCGGGCTGTGTTTGAAGGGGCCAAAAAGGAGGAAGCTCCGGAAAAACCAGTTCCCACCCCAGATTAG
- the pstB gene encoding phosphate ABC transporter ATP-binding protein PstB produces the protein MNESPAQPLTETIPVFTTQNLDIYYGSHRAVRDVSLTIPKNKITAFIGPSGCGKSTILRCFNRLNDLIESFRLEGKVLYHSQDLYSPNIDVTAVRKYIGMVFQKPNPFPKTIFDNVVYGARVNGYKGNLEELAEDSLRRAALWDEVKDKLKASGFSLSGGQQQRLCIARAIAMQPEVLLMDEPCSALDPISTLKVEELMNELKENYTIIIVTHNMQQATRVADYTAFYNAEATDKGNKVGYLVEFDRTGKVFGDPQEQETKDYVSGRFG, from the coding sequence ATGAACGAATCCCCGGCGCAACCATTAACTGAAACCATCCCCGTCTTTACTACCCAGAACCTAGATATCTATTACGGTAGCCACCGGGCAGTGCGGGACGTTTCCCTGACTATTCCTAAAAATAAAATTACTGCTTTCATTGGCCCCTCCGGTTGCGGTAAAAGTACCATTTTGCGTTGCTTTAACCGTTTGAATGACCTGATTGAAAGTTTCCGACTAGAGGGCAAGGTTCTTTACCATAGCCAAGACCTCTACTCGCCTAATATTGATGTCACTGCGGTGCGGAAATATATTGGCATGGTTTTCCAAAAGCCTAATCCTTTCCCAAAAACCATTTTCGATAACGTGGTGTACGGTGCCAGGGTCAATGGCTACAAAGGCAATTTGGAAGAGTTGGCGGAAGATTCCCTCCGACGGGCCGCCCTCTGGGACGAAGTGAAAGATAAATTAAAAGCCAGTGGTTTTTCCCTTTCCGGTGGTCAGCAACAACGACTTTGCATCGCCCGGGCGATCGCCATGCAACCGGAAGTATTGTTAATGGATGAACCCTGCTCAGCGCTAGACCCCATTTCTACCCTGAAAGTGGAAGAGTTGATGAATGAGTTGAAGGAAAACTACACCATCATCATCGTTACCCACAATATGCAACAGGCCACCAGGGTGGCGGATTACACTGCTTTTTACAACGCAGAAGCCACGGACAAAGGCAATAAAGTGGGCTATCTGGTGGAATTTGACCGAACTGGCAAGGTGTTTGGTGACCCCCAGGAACAGGAAACCAAGGACTATGTCAGTGGGCGCTTTGGTTAA
- the pheS gene encoding phenylalanine--tRNA ligase subunit alpha, protein MTISLEADLKSLQQSAQAAISGCDDLDGLDKLRVQYLGKKGELSLILKGMGKLSAEERPKFGAIANEVKEALQHDLESRKANLQNAAIEAQLAAETLDVTMAGSYRPQGRRHPLNSTVDRVLDIFVGLGYTVATGPQVETDYYNFEALNIPADHPARDMQDTFFLKDGRLLRTHTSPVQIRYMEKHDPPIRIVAPGRVYRRDTVDATHSAVFHQVELLAIDKGLAFTHLKGTIQAFIKQMFGEALPIRFRASYFPFTEPSAEVDVQWQGKWLEVMGCGMVDPNVMEAVGYDPEVYTGFAAGFGVERFAMVLHQIDDIRRLYNSDLRFLRQF, encoded by the coding sequence ATGACTATTTCTTTGGAAGCCGATTTAAAATCCCTGCAACAGTCTGCCCAGGCGGCGATCAGCGGTTGTGACGACCTGGATGGGTTGGATAAATTGCGGGTGCAATACCTAGGGAAAAAAGGGGAATTGTCCCTGATTCTTAAAGGTATGGGTAAACTTTCTGCGGAGGAAAGACCTAAATTTGGGGCGATCGCCAATGAGGTAAAAGAGGCACTCCAGCATGATTTGGAATCCCGCAAAGCCAATCTACAAAATGCGGCGATCGAAGCTCAGCTAGCGGCGGAAACTTTAGATGTGACCATGGCGGGCAGTTACCGTCCCCAGGGCCGTCGCCATCCCCTCAACAGCACCGTTGACCGGGTGTTGGATATTTTTGTCGGTTTGGGCTACACCGTCGCTACGGGGCCCCAAGTGGAAACGGATTATTACAACTTTGAAGCGTTAAATATTCCCGCTGACCACCCCGCTCGGGATATGCAGGATACCTTCTTTTTAAAAGATGGTCGTCTGCTCCGTACCCACACTTCCCCGGTGCAAATCCGTTACATGGAGAAGCATGATCCCCCCATCCGCATTGTGGCCCCTGGTCGAGTTTATCGGCGGGATACGGTGGATGCCACCCACTCTGCTGTATTTCATCAAGTAGAACTATTGGCGATCGATAAAGGTTTAGCTTTCACCCATTTGAAAGGCACCATTCAGGCTTTTATCAAACAAATGTTTGGGGAAGCATTGCCGATTCGCTTTCGGGCTAGTTATTTTCCCTTTACCGAACCCTCAGCGGAAGTGGATGTGCAATGGCAGGGTAAATGGCTAGAGGTGATGGGCTGTGGCATGGTGGACCCCAACGTAATGGAAGCAGTGGGTTATGACCCGGAAGTTTACACTGGCTTTGCCGCAGGCTTTGGGGTAGAGCGATTTGCCATGGTGTTGCACCAAATTGACGATATTCGTCGGCTCTATAACAGTGATCTGCGGTTTCTGCGGCAGTTTTAA